A stretch of DNA from Tsuneonella amylolytica:
AGTATCGCCCCGCCGCGGTAGAGATGCTGACTTCGAGTTACGGTTTCCGCAGCGATCCGTTCACGGGCGAATCGGCCATGCACTCGGGCCTCGATTTCCGCGGCCCGGTGGGCGCGCCGATCTATGCCGCCGCAAACGGCCGGGTCACCTTCGTCGGCCGGAAGGGCGGTTACGGCAACGTCGTCGAAATCAGCCACGGCAACGGGATGATCACCCGCTACGCCCACATGAGCCGGTTCCAGTCGCGCGTCGGCCAGGAAGTCGCCGCGGGCGATGTGATCGGCGCGATCGGCAGCACCGGTCGCTCGACCGGACCGCACCTCCACTTCGAGGTGCGCGTCAACGACCGCGCGGTGAACCCGCGCCCCTTCCTGGAGGCAGCCCCCCGTGTTCTCAAAGAAGCTCGACGAGTTCAGCCCGAGCAGCGCGCCGATGGCTAGGCAGTCCGCCAGCGGCTCGACTTTCTCGGTCATCGGCAGCGACGTCGTCATCAAAGGCGATATCGAAGCGAGCGCGGACCTCCACATCGACGGCCGCGTGGAAGGCGACATTGCCTGCGCCAGCCTGGTGCAGGGCGAAGGCAGCCACATCCAGGGCGGCATCACCGCCGAAAGCGCCCGCATCGGCGGGGCGGTGACCGGATCGATTGCGGCGCGCGAACTCGTGGTCCTGCGCAGCGCGCGGATCAACGGCGACGTGAACTACGACGCGCTGACGATCGAACAGGGCGCCGAGGTCGAGGGCCGCTTCGCCCATCGCGTGCCGCAGCAAAACAGTGCGCCGGTCGCCGTTGCCGAAGACGGCGAACCGCGGCTCACGCTGGCGAACTGATCGAAGCCGTCCCCCCGGCGCACGCTGGGGTCGCCAAGGATCAAGCCACTTCGGCCTTCAGCGCCTTGCGGTCGAGCTTGCCGATCATCGTCTTGGGCAGATCGTCGCGGACGACCACGGCGCTCACCCGTTCGTGCTTGCCGACGCGGGTATTGAGCCACTTCGCCAGATCGTCGCCCGTGGCCGCCGCGTCTTCGGCGAGCGTGACGTAGGCGCGCGGCATCTCGCCGTGATAGTCGTCGGGCAGTCCGATCACGAGCGCTTCCTTCACAGCCGGATGTTCGAGCAGCACCGCCTCGACCTGGCTCGGGAAGACCTTGAACCCGCCGACCGCGATCATGTCCTTGATCCGGTCGACGATGGCGATGAAGCCGTCGGCGTCGATCTCGGCCACGTCGCCGGTGCGCAGCCAGCGGGTGCCGTCGATCTCGGCGAAGGCGTCAGCGGCGGCATCGGGGCGGTTCCAGTAGCCCTGCATGACCTGCGGGCCGGCGACGACCAGTTCGCCCGGTTGCCCGTCTGGTGCGGGCCGGGTCGCATCCTCCTTGTCGAGCAGGCGGATGCGGGTGTGCGGCAGGACTTGGCCGATCGTGCCCGGCTTGCGCAAACCTTCGTAGGGGTTGGTCGAGACGACGCCCGAACTCTCGGTGAGGCCGTACCCTTCGACCAGCCGCGATTTCGTTTCGGCTTCCCACCGTTCGCGGACCGGCGCGGGCAGCGGCGCGCCGCCCGAGATGCAGACCCGGAGCGAGGAGAAGTCGGTCTTCGCCAACTGCGGATGGTCGAGCAGCGCCTGGTACATCGTCGGAACCCCGGGGAAAGCGGTCGCCCGCACCCGCTCCAGCGCCTTAAGCGCCTGCTTCGCATCGAACCGCGGCAACATCGCGATGCACCCGCCCCTGGCGACCGTACGGTTGAGCACGCAGGTGTTGGCGAACACGTGGAACAGCGGCAACACGCCGAGGATCACGTCGCGCGTATCGCGCTCGGGATCGATCGCATCGACCTGCAGCGCGTTGGTGGCGAGGTTGGCGTGGGTGAGCATCGCCCCCTTGGGCCGCCCTGTCGTCCCGCCGGTGTATTGCAGCAGCGCGAGGTCGTCGCGCGCAACGCGCGGCAGGGCGGCAGTCTCGCTCGACAGCATATGCCGCCAGCGCACGACGTCCGCCCGCTCGGGGATCGCCGCGATGGACTTGCGCCCCAACAGCTTCAGCGCGATCCGCTTGGGCCACGGCAGCATGGCACCCAGGCTGCCCACGACCAGCGTTTCGAGTTGCGACCCGTCGAGCACCTTCGATGCGGTCGGCAGCAGGCTGGCGACATTCACCGTCACGAGCAGCCGCGTGCCCGAATCGGCGACCTGCGCGCTCAGTTCCTCCGCGGAATAGAGCGGCGAGAAGTTCACCACGGTCGCGCCCGCCATCATCGCGCCGTAGTAGGCCGACAGGTAAATGGGCACGTTGGGCAGGAACAGCCCGACCCGGTCGCCCTTCCCGATGCCGCGCAGGGCAAGGCCCGCCGCCACGCGGCGCGCCTCGTCCAGTATCTCGGCATAGGAATAGGTCCGCCCTAGGAAATCGACCGCCGCCGCCCGCGGGGTGCGCGCGGCCGCCCTTTCGAGCAATTCGGGCAGCGTGGGCGCGCCGAGATCGACGTCCCACGCGCACGGATGCGCATAGGCCTGCGAGGATGGGTGGTCCGGTCCGTTGCTGACATCCATGTCAGCGAGACTGCGACAACCCTTGCCTCATGGCAAGGGCCGCGCGCGGGGTTACTGTTCGCCCGCAGCCTCTTCGGCGCGCTTGTTCTCGAGCCAAGCGGCCGCTTCGGCTTCCTGGCTCGCCTCGACCGCGGCTTTGGCGGCGGCCTCGCGCTCGGCGCGCAGTTCGGTGATGAGCGCTTCGCGATCGTTGCCGAGCCGCGTCTCGCGGGCACCGGTGTCGTCCTCGATCCCGGCCTTCTTCGCCGCCTTGGCGACGGTCGCGTCGAGCTCGCGCTGCGAGCACAGGCCGAGCGTGACCGGATCCTTGGGATTGATGTTCTGGATGTTCCAGTGGCTGCGGTCGCGGATCGCGGCGATCGTGTTGCGGGTCGTGCCGATCAGTTTGCCGATCTGCGCGTCCGACACTTCGGGATGGTTGCGCAGGATCCACGCGATGCCGTCGGGCTTGTCCTGCCGCTTCGACACAGGCGTGTAGCGCGGCCCCTTGGTCCGGCTGACCGCGACGGGGGCCTTGTGCATCTTCAGCGCGTAATCGCTGTCGGATTGCCCCTTCTCGATCTCCTCGTTGGTCAGTTCGCCCGCGTGCACGGGGTCCCGGCCGGTGTACTTGGCACCGGCGAGATCGTCGGCCATCGCCTGCACTTCGAGGATGTGAAGGCCGCAGAACTCCGCGATCTGTTCGAACGACAGCGCGGTGTTATCGACCAGCCAGGTGGCGGTCGCGTGCGGCATCAGCGGCTTGGGTTGGTCGGCCATGAGATCGGGTCCTGAAAATGCGAGAGGCCGCCCCTCGCGGGACGGCCGTTGCACCCGATCTAGGCTATCCGGCCCGCGACCGCAAGCCTAGGCGGCGCGGCGCAGGACGGTCTCCCCGCTCGCAGCCTGAACCTCGCCGAACGCGCGGACGAGCACTTGCGCGAACGTTTCCCGCCGCGGAAGACCGGAAATCCGGCCGGCGTTGTTTCCCACGAACCCGTTTTCCCATTCCTGCAGCATCGGATGCACTCCTTCGCGTCGAGACTGCAGCGGCAGATAGCGCGCCCATGCGAAACGATCGCGACGGTTGGGGGTCGGGCCCGCGACAATGTGACGGACCCGTGACGGCGCCGAGCCATGCGCGCGGATCAGCCGCCGGCAACCTCGAGCACGATCTTGCCGACGAGTTCGCCGCTTTCCATCAGCGCGTGCGCCTTGCCCACTTCGCGCAAGGGAAAGGCCGAGTGCATCACCGGGCGCACGGTGCCGTCTTCGAACAGCGGCCAGGCGACCTGGTGAATCTCCTCGGCGAGCAGCGCCTTGAAGTCTTCGGTTCGCGGTCGCAGCGTCGAGCCGGTGAGGGTCAGCCGCTTGCGCATGACCAGTGCCATGTCGATCGTCGCCTTGAGCCCGCCGAGCACCGCGATCGTCACGTGCCGGCCGTCTTCGGCAAGGCACTGCAGGTTGCGCGCCACGTAGTCGCCCGACACCATGTCGAGCACGACGTCGACACCCCGCGCATCGCCCGGACCGCCGGTGAAGGCCTTCACCTCCTCGACGAAATCCTGCGTCTTGTAGTTGATCACGAGATCCGCGCCCAGATCGCGAATGACCCCGCATTTCTCGTCGCTGCCGGCAGTGGCGATCACCGTGATACCGAACGCCTTGGCAAGCTGGATCGCCATCGTGCCGATACCGCTGGTGCCACCATGGACGAGGAACGTGTCGCCTTCGGACGCCATCCCGCGCTCGAACACGTTGTGCCACACCGTGAACAGCGTTTCGGGTATCGCGCCCGCATCCTTCAGCGACATGCCGCGCGGAACGGGCAGGCAATGGCGCGCGTCGGTGACGCAGTACTCGGCATAGCCGCCGCCCGGGGTCAGCGCGCAGACGGTCTGGTTGAGGAGTTCCGGCTCCACCCCGTCGCCGATCGCCACGATCGTGCCCGACACCTCGAGACCGCATATTGGCGAGGCACCCGGCGGCGGCGGATAGAAGCCCTGCCGCTGGATCACGTCGGGCCGGTTGACCCCCGCCCAGGCAACCCTGATCAGGACCTGGCCCGGCGCCGGAACGGGTACCTTTACGGTCTCGGCCCGAAACACGTCGGCTTTGCCCGGCGCGTCGTAGCCCATCGCGGTCATCGTTTCCGGAATGGTATCGGCCAAGCGCGCCCCCTGTTGCCCGATTGCGACAGCCTGCCGCATCGCCCGTTCGCCTAGCGGGGCGGGGCATTGACAGCAAGCGCCGCGAGGGGCGATGATTGGATCCATGGACGACGACCGTCCCCGGCCGAAAGGCGATGCGGCAAGCCTCCTCGCGAAGGAGGACCTTGCCCCCTATTCGCAGGACGAACTGCGCGAACGCATCTCGCTGCTCGAAGCGGAAATCGCCCGGGTGGAGAAGCACCGGCTGACCGCCGCCGCGCACCGCGATGCGGCCGACGCCCTGTTCGGGAAGCCCGCGTCGTGATCCGCGCGGCCCTCGCAATCGGCGGGCCGCTTCCTATATCGTCGGATATTCCCCGAACCGTAGAGCGTAAAAGCGCCGTTAACCGACCTTCTTCATACTTCCGCGTCGGCGGAGCCCGCCGCGTCGCACCGAAAGACACCTGATGCCCAGTTTCGCGCAGAACCTCGAAAAGACCCTCCATGCCGCGCTCGCCGGTGCGGCCGAGCGGCGCCATGAATACGCGACCCTCGAACACCTGTTGCTCGCGCTCGTCGAAGACGACGATGCCGCTGCGGTCATGGTGGCGTGCGGGGTCAGTCTCGACGAACTGGGCGAAGTCGTCCGCCGTTACCTCGACGAGGAATACCAGAAGCTGGAAACCAGCGAGGATGCCGATCCCCAGCCCACCGCCGGGTTCCAGCGTGTGATCCAGCGCGCGATCCTGCACGTGCAATCGAGCGGCAAGGACACCGTGACCGGCGCCAACGTCCTCGTGGCGCTGTTTTCCGAGCGCGACAGCTACGCCGTCTATTTCCTGCAACAGCAGGACATGAGCCGGCTGGATGCGGTCAGCTACATCAGCCACGGGATCGGCAAGGGCGGCAAGCAGGTCGAAAGCAAGACCGCGCAAGGATCCGCCGGTGAACCGGCGGCCGAAGCGAAGGGTGACGCCAAGGGCGCAAAGGACGCGTCTGCGCTCGACCAGTTCACCGTCAACCTCAACGAGAAGGCGAAGAACGGCAAGGTCGATCCGCTGATCGGCCGCGGACCGGAAGTCGATCGCACGGTCCAGATCCTCTGTCGCCGGAGCAAGAACAACCCGCTCTACGTGGGCGATCCGGGCGTCGGCAAGACCGCCATCGCCGAAGGGCTCGCGCGCAAGATCGTCGAGGGGCAGGTGCCCGAAGTGCTCGAGGAAGCCGTGATCTACTCGCTCGACATGGGCGCGCTGCTTGCCGGCACCCGCTATCGCGGCGATTTCGAGGAGCGGCTGAAGCAGGTCGTCTCCGAACTCGAAAAGATGCCGCACGCGGTGCTTTTCATCGACGAGATCCACACCGTGATCGGTGCCGGCGCGACCAGCGGCGGGGCGATGGACGCCTCCAACCTCCTGAAGCCCGCCCTTTCCGGCGGGACGATCCGCTGCATCGGGTCCACCACCTACAAGGAATTCCGCAACCACTTCGAGAAGGATCGCGCGCTGCTGCGCCGGTTCCAGAAGATCGACGTGAACGAGCCGACGGTCGAGGATACGGTCAAGATCCTGAAGGGCCTGCGCTCCGCGTTCGAGGATCACCACAAGGTCACCTACACCCCCGATGCGATCAAGACCGCGGTCGAGCTGTCGGCGCGCTACATCAACGACCGCAAGCTGCCGGACAAGGCGATCGACGTGATCGACGAGGTCGGCGCGATGCAGATGCTGGTGCCGCCGTCGAAGCGGAAAAAGAAGATCACCGCCCGCGAGATCGAGGCGGTGATCGCCACGATGGCGCGCATCCCGCCCAAGAGCGTGTCGAGCGACGACAAGAAGGCGCTCGAACATCTGGAGCGCGATCTCAAGCAGGTCGTCTATGGCCAGGACGCGGCGGTGCACAAGCTGTCGACCGCGATGAAGCTCTCCCGGGCTGGCCTGCGCGATCCGGACAAGCCGATCGGCTCGTTCCTGTTCTCGGGTCCCACCGGCGTCGGCAAGACCGAGGTCGCGCGCCAGCTCGCCAGCATCATGGG
This window harbors:
- a CDS encoding NAD(P)H-quinone oxidoreductase; its protein translation is MTAMGYDAPGKADVFRAETVKVPVPAPGQVLIRVAWAGVNRPDVIQRQGFYPPPPGASPICGLEVSGTIVAIGDGVEPELLNQTVCALTPGGGYAEYCVTDARHCLPVPRGMSLKDAGAIPETLFTVWHNVFERGMASEGDTFLVHGGTSGIGTMAIQLAKAFGITVIATAGSDEKCGVIRDLGADLVINYKTQDFVEEVKAFTGGPGDARGVDVVLDMVSGDYVARNLQCLAEDGRHVTIAVLGGLKATIDMALVMRKRLTLTGSTLRPRTEDFKALLAEEIHQVAWPLFEDGTVRPVMHSAFPLREVGKAHALMESGELVGKIVLEVAGG
- the clpA gene encoding ATP-dependent Clp protease ATP-binding subunit ClpA; translation: MPSFAQNLEKTLHAALAGAAERRHEYATLEHLLLALVEDDDAAAVMVACGVSLDELGEVVRRYLDEEYQKLETSEDADPQPTAGFQRVIQRAILHVQSSGKDTVTGANVLVALFSERDSYAVYFLQQQDMSRLDAVSYISHGIGKGGKQVESKTAQGSAGEPAAEAKGDAKGAKDASALDQFTVNLNEKAKNGKVDPLIGRGPEVDRTVQILCRRSKNNPLYVGDPGVGKTAIAEGLARKIVEGQVPEVLEEAVIYSLDMGALLAGTRYRGDFEERLKQVVSELEKMPHAVLFIDEIHTVIGAGATSGGAMDASNLLKPALSGGTIRCIGSTTYKEFRNHFEKDRALLRRFQKIDVNEPTVEDTVKILKGLRSAFEDHHKVTYTPDAIKTAVELSARYINDRKLPDKAIDVIDEVGAMQMLVPPSKRKKKITAREIEAVIATMARIPPKSVSSDDKKALEHLERDLKQVVYGQDAAVHKLSTAMKLSRAGLRDPDKPIGSFLFSGPTGVGKTEVARQLASIMGIPLQRFDMSEYMERHSVSRLIGAPPGYVGYDQGGLLTDAIDQNPHCVLLLDEIEKAHPDLFNILLQVMDNGRLTDHHGKTVDFRNVVLIMTTNAGASDMARQGIGFGDVSKEDAQDEAVKKMFTPEFRNRLDAIVPFTYLGRETVARVVDKFILQLELQLAEQNVHIQFDSDARGWLADKGYDKLYGARPMARLIQEKIKQPLAEELLFGKLADGGEVHVGLKDGQPSFELTPAPPKAKSTRKKTATSQKTAQDSDTTADDAASENASGTDDSES
- a CDS encoding DUF1192 domain-containing protein is translated as MDDDRPRPKGDAASLLAKEDLAPYSQDELRERISLLEAEIARVEKHRLTAAAHRDAADALFGKPAS
- a CDS encoding DUF1013 domain-containing protein — translated: MADQPKPLMPHATATWLVDNTALSFEQIAEFCGLHILEVQAMADDLAGAKYTGRDPVHAGELTNEEIEKGQSDSDYALKMHKAPVAVSRTKGPRYTPVSKRQDKPDGIAWILRNHPEVSDAQIGKLIGTTRNTIAAIRDRSHWNIQNINPKDPVTLGLCSQRELDATVAKAAKKAGIEDDTGARETRLGNDREALITELRAEREAAAKAAVEASQEAEAAAWLENKRAEEAAGEQ
- a CDS encoding bactofilin family protein, encoding MARQSASGSTFSVIGSDVVIKGDIEASADLHIDGRVEGDIACASLVQGEGSHIQGGITAESARIGGAVTGSIAARELVVLRSARINGDVNYDALTIEQGAEVEGRFAHRVPQQNSAPVAVAEDGEPRLTLAN
- a CDS encoding long-chain-fatty-acid--CoA ligase; this translates as MDVSNGPDHPSSQAYAHPCAWDVDLGAPTLPELLERAAARTPRAAAVDFLGRTYSYAEILDEARRVAAGLALRGIGKGDRVGLFLPNVPIYLSAYYGAMMAGATVVNFSPLYSAEELSAQVADSGTRLLVTVNVASLLPTASKVLDGSQLETLVVGSLGAMLPWPKRIALKLLGRKSIAAIPERADVVRWRHMLSSETAALPRVARDDLALLQYTGGTTGRPKGAMLTHANLATNALQVDAIDPERDTRDVILGVLPLFHVFANTCVLNRTVARGGCIAMLPRFDAKQALKALERVRATAFPGVPTMYQALLDHPQLAKTDFSSLRVCISGGAPLPAPVRERWEAETKSRLVEGYGLTESSGVVSTNPYEGLRKPGTIGQVLPHTRIRLLDKEDATRPAPDGQPGELVVAGPQVMQGYWNRPDAAADAFAEIDGTRWLRTGDVAEIDADGFIAIVDRIKDMIAVGGFKVFPSQVEAVLLEHPAVKEALVIGLPDDYHGEMPRAYVTLAEDAAATGDDLAKWLNTRVGKHERVSAVVVRDDLPKTMIGKLDRKALKAEVA